Within the Thermocladium sp. ECH_B genome, the region GGCTATGCAGCTCATCCCGGCGGCCCCAATCATTCCTATTATATTTATCATGGCATACTCCATGAGTATTGAGATTGGTATGGAGACCTCATATATATATGAGGTCTCCATACCAATCTCAATACTCATGGAGTATGCCATGATAAATATAATAGGAATGATTGGGGCCGCCGGGATGAGCTGCATAGCCGCACTCGTGGTTCTCCGGATGAAGGAACCATCCAAGGTATTCGAGGAAAAGATAATCTAACCCATTATTAAACGATTAGAAACCGCATTATTTGGAAATAGAAAAAGATGGGGAAGGCGATGTATTGGAAAATCAATTTTTATTTAATCCTTTTAAAAATAGAAAAATCTTTATTTTTAAATAAAGATCATTCTTTGGTTTGTGGTATTAATGGTTTCCTGGCTAGCTCCTTTAATGCATCGTACTCCCGCAGTAGGTCCCTTATGGATATTACTCCCCTAAGTTTGTTATCGTCATCAACCACCACCACGTGCCGAACATTTCGCTCAGCCATTAGTGCAGCCACCTTGAGTATTGGGTCCTTCTCATGTACCTTAACTATGGAGCCCATTGTGCCGATGCGATCAACCGGCGTGGATGGATCAATTCCATTAGCCATAGCCCGTATTATGTCCCTCTCGCTTACTACTCCGGATACCTTGCCGGTCTCATCTATGATAACCACAAGGCCGGTATTGGCTTTGGACATTAGCCTCACGGCCTCTATGGCTGGCGTTCCTTTCTTTACATATATCGGCTCTCTCTTTACTAAGTCTATCGCATTCATAGTTATAGTATACTGAATAAACCTTTTTATATCTTTCGGGCACCATTTTATATAAGTAACTATAATATATTTAGTTAACCATAGTCCAATCAAATAAATGGCTATGCAAGACTATTTGAAACATGGCTAGCTCCTCCTGAGCGTGTAGCAATAACTACACATATAGATTAGTGCTAAATAAATAATTTATTTATAGAATTGGGTTAAATATTTACTTGCTGAGGAACCGAAGCCAGTATCTATTATCATGCACCACAAGCTCAACCTCACTGCCCGGCCTTGCTGAGTTCCTTAAAGAATCCGGCTCCCCCTCAATCCAAGCAACTACCCCTATATCTCCAAACCTAGCAACGCCAACTGCATAATCAGAACCATTAAACGTGGATGGCTTCACATTTATTATGGTGAAGGCAATTAACCTGCCCGGTNCACTTATGGGGAGCCACTCCATGTCGCTTGAGCCGCATGATGGACAATCGGCCTGCGGCGGGAAATACTTGGCGCCACACTTCTTGCACCTAGTATAGTAAACTTTCCCTTCGCTTAATCCATCAAAGAACTTCTTGATTCTATTAATTGAAATCACGTATCTCAACCTTAACTCCCTTTCGCTCTGGAGCATGACATTCCCATCCTTATCAACCACAATCATGCTGGGGTCCCCTCGCGATCTAGGGATAATAGGGTAATATATGCATAATGACCGGTGCCGCCAACATTGTGAGCCAAAGCCCATCCCCTCCTAATATCGGCCTGCCGCTCCCGGGGCTCCGCTCTCTGAAGCAATTGATCAGTTAATCCAGCAATCATGCTTACACCCGTTGCACCTATTGGGTGGCCCTTCGCCTTTAAACCTCCATCCAAGTTAACCGGAAGCAAGCCTCCCTTATATGTCTGACCATCCCTAATCAATTGTATCCCAGTGCCTCTCTCAGCTATTCCTAAGTCCTCGTACGCCATGACCTCAGCAATCGTGAAGCAATCATGAACCTCGGCAACATCGAAATGCCGCCACGCCTCCCTCCTCTCCAAGCCAACCCGCCTAAGCGCCGCCTCCGCTGCTCTACGAGCCGCCTCAAGACCGGTGAAGTCAAGTCTCTTGGTAAGGTTAGCGGAGCCAGTTGCATAACCTATCGAGCGTATCCAGATTGGCGTATCAGTTATTTTTCGTGCGATTTCTCCACTTGCAAGTATGACGGCTGCGGCGCCGTCAGTTATTGGGCTAGCGTCATATAGCTTAATTGGCCACGCGACGTACTTGCTTGATAGGCACTGCTCCACTGTTATTTCATTTCTGAATTGAGCCTTAGGATTAAGTGAACCATAGTGATGAGCCTTGACNGCGGCCTTGCAGAAGTCTTCCTCCGTCGCACCGTATTGAGCCATGTATGCATTCATGTGTAGGGCATAATAGCCTGGAAAAGTTAAGCCAAAGTTCTCGAATTCCCATAAGTAGTACCCGGCGCGGCCGATTAACTCGACCACGGTATCGGTTGGCGATTCATTCATTTTCTCAATACCTATGGCTATGGCTATATCAACGGCACCGCTGGCAACCATATTATAAGCAGAAGTAATTCCAGCACTACCAGATGCGCACGCGGCCTCCACTCTATGGCTACCGGTTGGCGTTAATCCACAATACTCATTTATAGTAACGGCGGGCAACTCCTCGGCGGACCAGAGACCCATATTACTAACCACTGAGTACTGAATATCCTTCTGGCTTAACTTGGCATCACTCAACGCCTCCCTCACGGCTTCCCAAGCCAGTTCCTGTAGATTTACATCATTTCTCTTGCCGAATCGGGATTGACCCACCCCAACAACAGCAACGTCCCGCATTAATTAGCTGGATTAATTAATGTTAATAAGCATTTTTCAGGAACCTAAATCCCCAAGATTTAAATGTGGATCNCTTTGACCTGATTAACCAATCAAGCATCGCCCTATTGAAACACCCACTTAATTGAATTGCTTTTCTCATTAAGGGGACTCATACATACTGGGCACATGTATCCCCATTGCTTTTTAATGCTTTCATGAGACTTAATCTTGGTATCATCATTATAAAGCACGAAGCCACAGAACTTACACTTATATGTGATGGGCATAAACGGAGGAAGCACTTCCAATATTTAACATTAACGCAATACCTGACCTTCTCCCCCGCACTGAAGGGCGAGTTTTTACGCCCCCTTGAAATCCCTCTTTTATAAGTGATGAGTNCTTCGAATGCATGATACATATATCGGGTTAAGCTGATGATTCGCCGAACCCTAAGGAACTAGGATTCTTAGTTTTTAAGTGAAGTCCTTGAATTATACTACATTTATTGCATACATTCCTGGTTTACTTAATCCGAGGGATTTAGCCATGCATGACTTATCCGCGTCAATTACTATTATTAATCCATTCCATTCATTAC harbors:
- a CDS encoding DNA-binding protein; its protein translation is MIVPDDAETCPNCGSTDFSNEWNGLIIVIDADKSCMAKSLGLSKPGMYAINVV
- a CDS encoding acetyl-CoA acetyltransferase (catalyzes the synthesis of acetoacetyl coenzyme A from two molecules of acetyl coenzyme A; it can also act as a thiolase, catalyzing the reverse reaction and generating two-carbon units from the four-carbon product of fatty acid oxidation), whose amino-acid sequence is MRDVAVVGVGQSRFGKRNDVNLQELAWEAVREALSDAKLSQKDIQYSVVSNMGLWSAEELPAVTINEYCGLTPTGSHRVEAACASGSAGITSAYNMVASGAVDIAIAIGIEKMNESPTDTVVELIGRAGYYLWEFENFGLTFPGYYALHMNAYMAQYGATEEDFCKAAVKAHHYGSLNPKAQFRNEITVEQCLSSKYVAWPIKLYDASPITDGAAAVILASGEIARKITDTPIWIRSIGYATGSANLTKRLDFTGLEAARRAAEAALRRVGLERREAWRHFDVAEVHDCFTIAEVMAYEDLGIAERGTGIQLIRDGQTYKGGLLPVNLDGGLKAKGHPIGATGVSMIAGLTDQLLQRAEPRERQADIRRGWALAHNVGGTGHYAYITLLSLDREGTPA